In one Choloepus didactylus isolate mChoDid1 chromosome 1, mChoDid1.pri, whole genome shotgun sequence genomic region, the following are encoded:
- the CDHR4 gene encoding cadherin-related family member 4 translates to MGGTGMWEAQESCLPSSEQRTWQRGESDKHTWPSGAVSIVYILGPPWCCSDRHSLPWFTNVSESQGPGTILQSFIFNCSFHMPTLELLHVQPPTTFFNPPSLTRFQGQYLGKVTLSSSARLDALAVNHYELQLRFTCGNHVMEGPLSVDVHQDLGHVQCAGRFASPAGEIIQVPETVTPRARLYTLLLPGLELQGAQMNITSAQDPPHFPGPFSINGQGWLQAPAQGLKGQAQKVFQLWILVMFGQGQSCQGMLTVKVLPAVSSQVSFLKQNQNITIPENLVLGSDVVKVQTRGFDVRYEILSPVPCPLFSIGRADGVVRTTAPLEMARATGAAITRLQVKAFEQFRPWVSAELDFTVNVRSVNRWPPRCLPALLVTQIPETAPVGTVLNTFTCADPDSGGDTLDYQLLFHSPPGPASLCLRDRALEVNASLDCDTPGACFQHAASIMVLDGGQPPMTTEVPVLVMVTPVNEFSPACAPRTFRIQEDAEPHTLLGSVVGTDMDYPHDSIEYYTSGGPAIFAVDRLSGEVHLLAPLDYEQQRLYRLTVLLTDYGQDQDPTCHRSGSCTITIEVEDVNDHAPECEPPFQELTIQTHSGHSVEVTKMSCQIPQEPQRLAFSYSIVGGNSQSRFSLQGAILVHSDPVLGPPWPEEPHTYEILIRVADAGPSTPHFSTTATVIVHLVPRRASTVATSTQTATVPSMMTPLLVTDTEAFWQPEPWFVVVLTVTGTLLLLALGWLLSRLFGSIQGTEASVEGFMEASRTETSQGPSSVMSLQHFDGRAQDSRTGRDYLFNTRTGARRWL, encoded by the exons ATGGGTGGGACTGGAATGTGGGAGGCCCAGGAGTCTTGCCTGCCCAGCTCTGAGCAACGGACCTGGCAACGGGGTGAGTCTGACAAACACACCTGGCCTTCTGGAGCCGTCTCCATTGTCTATATCCTTGGGCCACCATGGTGCTGCTCAG ATCGCCACAGCCTCCCCTGGTTCACGAATGTCTCCGAGAGCCAGGGCCCTGGCACCATTCTTCAGTCTTTCATTTTCAACTGTTCCTTCCACATGCCGACCCTGGAATTACTCCATGTGCAGCCACCCACTACCTTCTTCAACCCGCCCAGCCTGACTAGGTTTCAGGGGCAATATTTGGGCAAG GTGACCCTGAGCAGCTCAGCTCGGCTTGATGCTCTGGCGGTGAACCACTATGAGCTGCAGCTGCGGTTTACGTGTGGCAACCATGTGATGGAGGGGCCGCTCTCTGTGGATGTACACCAGGACCTTGGTCATGTCCAGTGTGCTGGCCGATTTGCCAGCCCAG CTGGGGAAATCATTCAGGTACCGGAGACAGTCACACCCAGGGCACGGCTATATACTCTGCTGCTCCCAGGTCTGGAACTCCAGGGAGCCCAG ATGAACATCACCAGTGCCCAGGACCCTCCACACTTCCCTGGACCTTTCTCTATCAATGGGCAGGGTTGGCTGCAGGCACCAGCCCAGGGCCTCAAAGGCCAGGCACAAAAG GTCTTCCAGCTGTGGATCTTGGTGATGTTTGGACAAGGCCAAAGCTGTCAGGGGATGCTGACAGTTAAGGTTTTGCCTGCTGTCTCCAGTCAGGTCTCCTTCCT GAAGCAGAACCAGAACATCACCATCCCAGAGAACCTGGTCCTTGGGAGCGATGTGGTTAAGGTTCAGACCCGGGGCTTCGATGTGCGATATGAAATCCTCTCCCCGGTGCCCTGCCCGCTCTTCTCTATTGGACGCG CCGACGGAGTGGTCCGGACCACCGCGCCCCTGGAGATGGCCCGGGCAACAGGTGCGGCCATCACCAGGCTGCAGGTGAAGGCCTTCGAGCAGTTTCGGCCGTGGGTCAGCGCCGAGCTGGATTTCACCGTGAACGTGCGGTCCGTCAACCGCTGGCCCCCGCGCTGCCTCCCGGCGCTGCTGGT GACTCAAATCCCGGAGACCGCACCTGTGGGCACCGTGCTGAACACCTTTACTTGTGCGGACCCCGACTCAGGCGGTGACACTCTTGACTACCAGCTGCTGTTCCACAGCCCTCCCGGCCCAGCCAGCCTCTGCCTTCGCGACAGGGCCCTGGAG GTGAACGCCTCACTGGACTGTGACACTCCTGGGGCCTGTTTCCAGCATGCAGCCTCCATTATGGTGTTGGATGGAGGTCAGCCCCCTATGACCA CTGAGGTGCCAGTACTGGTGATGGTGACACCTGTCAACGAGTTCTCCCCAGCTTGTGCCCCACGCACCTTTCGGATTCAGGAGGATGCAGAGCCCCACACACTGCTGGGCTCCGTGGTGGGCACCGACATGGATTACCCACATGACAGCATTGAGTACTACACTTCTGGTGGACCCGCCATCTTTGCTGTGGACCGTCTCAGTG GGGAGGTTCACCTCCTGGCACCTTTGGACTATGAGCAACAGAGGTTATACAGGCTCACTGTCCTGTTGACTGACTATGGCCAAGACCAGGACCCCACCTGCCACCGCTCAGGGTCCTGCACCATTACTATCGAGGTTGAG GATGTGAATGACCATGCACCCGAATGTGAGCCCCCGTTCCAAGAACTCACCATCCAAACACACTCAGGCCATAGTGTGGAGGTGACCAAGATGTCATGTCAGATCCCCCAGGAGCCACAGCGCCTGGCCTTTTCCTACAGCATTGTGGGAG GGAATAGCCAGAGCCGATTCAGCCTGCAAGGCGCCATCCTGGTGCACAGTGACCCCGTGTTGGGGCCTCCTTGGCCAGAGGAACCCCATACCTATGAAATATTGATCCGTGTGGCCGACGCAGGTCCCTCTACACCCCACTTCAGCACTACAGCCACCGTCATTGTGCATCTAGTTCCCCGGAGGGCCAGCACAGTTGCCACCAGCACTCAGACAGCCACA GTGCCCTCAATGATGACACCCCTGCTTGTGACAGACACAGAGGCTTTCTGGCAGCCAGAGCCTTGGTTTGTGGTGGTGCTGACGGTGACTGGCACCCTTCTCCTCTTGGCTCTGGGCTGGCTCCTCAGCAGGCTCTTTGGGAG CATCCAGGGAACTGAGGCATCCGTTGAGGGGTTCATGGAGGCATCAAGGACGGAGACATCCCAGGGACCCAGCAGTGTCATGAGCCTG CAGCATTTTGATGGCAGAGCACAGGACTCCC GTACAGGCAGAGATTACCTTTTCAACACACGCACAGGAGCCCGGCGGTGGCTCTGA
- the INKA1 gene encoding PAK4-inhibitor INKA1 has product MHRARFDSFLGQLRCELLCGRDTASPPMSGPLRPPPKPSPSVWSSYQLRASDASEGDSACCVEEEEEEEVVVMRDRGAALGDPREHALDWDSGFSEVSGSTWLEEELPILRRQPPPAQPPPSQSLLASGLPLPSRASVASAPSAHRPRPKSTPDACLEHWRELEAEDWTAALLSRGRSRQPLVLGDNCFADLVHNWMELPEAGGEGGEGGGPRARSRPPQFLLGLSEQLRRRLAGARRAAMAGKRLSCPPRPEPELPADVSRFAALMSCHSRQPIICNDVVGYL; this is encoded by the exons ATGCACAGGGCTCGGTTTGACAGCTTCTTGGGCCAGCTCCGCTGTGAACTG CTGTGTGGCCGGGACACGGCCTCACCCCCAATGTCTGGGCCCCTGCGGccaccccccaagcccagcccaaGTGTGTGGTCCAGTTACCAGCTTAGGGCCTCAGATGCCTCAGAAGGGGACTCGGCCTGCtgtgtggaggaggaggaggaggaggaagttgtGGTGATGAGAGACAGGGGTGCAGCCTTGGGGGACCCAAGGGAACATGCTCTGGACTGGGACTCTGGCTTTTCGGAAGTGTCAGGGAGCACGTGGCTTGAGGAAGAACTGCCCATACTCCGGCGCCAACCACCCCCAGCACAGCCACCCCCTAGCCAGAGCCTCTTGGCCAGTGGCCTTCCCCTGCCCAGCAGGGCCTCTGTGGCCAGTGCACCATCTGCCCATCGACCACGGCCCAAGTCCACCCCGGACGCCTGCCTGGAGCACTGGCGAGAGCTGGAGGCAGAGGACTGGACAGCAGCTCTGCTGAGCAGGGGTCGCAGTCGCCAGCCACTGGTGCTGGGGGACAATTGCTTTGCTGATCTAGTGCACAACTGGATGGAACTGCCTGAAGCAGGGGGCGAGGGGGGCGAGGGGGGCGGGCCCCGTGCCCGCTCCCGGCCTCCCCAGTTCCTCCTTGGCCTCTCCGAGCAGCTGCGGCGCCGGCTGGCAGGGGCACGGCGGGCAGCCATGGCAGGAAAGCGGCTGTCATGCCCACCTCGCCCCGAACCTGAGCTGCCTGCAGATGTCTCACGCTTTGCCGCCCTCATGAGCTGCCACAGCCGCCAGCCCATCATCTGCAATGATGTTGTCGGCTACCTCTGA